The region CCTCACCCAGGGCAGGATCGCGGAAGGCGTGCACGCCCGCCCCGACGCCGGCGGAGGACGACGTCACCGTGTCGCCGAAGACCTCGAAGACGCACACCTCGCCGCACCGGTCGGGCTCGTCCTCGAAGCCGGTCATCCAGACCGACACCATCGACCGGGCGGTCAGGTCGGCGCGGGCCCGGACCGTGACGCGGCCCCCGGAGACCAGCCACCCGCGGAAGGGCGGCTGCTCCTCGGTGACCGTCAGGCCGTCGGCGAAGGGCTGCTGGCCGAGCGTCGACCCGAGCGGGCCGGCGTACAGCCCCGAGGCGACCGTCGAGGTCCGCAGCGACGGGCGGTGCCGGTCGGGGCACCACAGGCCCTGGCCGACGGGGACGCGCAGGCGCAGGACCGAGTCGTGGACGTCGTACGACGCCCGGGTGCCCTCGCGGGACGACCAGTGGGGCAGGTAGTGCGGCACCCACCGGTCGTCCGCGAGGTCGGAGCCCTCGAAGTGCTCCGTGACCGTGCCGGTCGCGCTGTCCATGCGGACAGCGTCAGACGTCGTACCTGTCGTTGTCCATGACCTTGACCCACGCGGCGACGAAGTCGTGGACGAACTTCTCCTCGACGCCGTCCTGGGCGTAGACCTCCGCGATCGCGCGCAGCTCGGAGTTCGACGCGAAGACGAGGTCGGCCCGCGTGCCGGTCCAGGCACCGCTCTCGTAGCGGTCGTTGGAGCCCGCGGGCGACCAGACCGTGCCGAGGTCGAGCAGGTTGACGAAGAAGTCGTTGGTCAGCTGGCCGGGACGCTCGGTGAGCACGCCGTCGGTCGAGGCCGCGGTGTTCGCGCCCAGGACGCGCAGGCCGCCGACGAGGACGGTCAGCTCGGGCGCGCTCAGGTTGAGCAGGTTGGCCTTGTCGACGAGGAGGTACTCCGCCGGCAGCTTGGCGTCCGACCGCACGTAGTTGCGGAAGCCGTCGGCCTTCGGCTCGAGCCAGGCGAACGACTCGACGTCGGTCTGCTCCTGCGTCGCGTCACCACGACCCGGGGTGAACGGCACCTCGACGGTGACGCCCGCGGCGGCCGCCGCCTGCTCCACCCCGACGTTGCCCGCGAGCACGACGGTGTCGGCGAAGGTGATGTCGTGGGCCTCGGCGATGCCCTCGAGCACGGTCACCACGCCGGCGAGCTGCTGCGGGTCGTTGACCTCCCAGCTGCGCTGGGGCTCGAGACGGATGCGACCACCGTTGGCGCCACCGCGCTTGTCGGAGCCGCGGTACGACGACGCGGCCGCCCAGGCGGTCGACACGAGCTGGCTGACCGTGAGGCCGGCGTCGGCGATCTTCGCCTTGACCGCGGCGACGGTCTCGGCGGACGCGACGTGCGCGGGAGCCGGGATCGGGTCCTGCCAGAGCAGCTCCTCCGAGGGGACCTCGGGGCCGAGGTAGCGCGTGACCGGGCCCATGTCGCGGTGGGTCAACTTGAACCACGCGCGGGCGAAGGCGTCGGCGAACTGGTCGGGGTTCTCCAGGAAGCGACGCGAGATCGCCTCGTAGGCCGGGTCCATCCGCAGCGCGAGGTCGGTCGTGAGCATGGTGGGCCGGCGCTTGGCGCCGCCCTCGTCGGGCGCCGGGATGATCGCCTCGGAGTCCTTGGCGACCCACTGGTTGGCGCCGGCGGGGCTCTGCTCGAGCTCCCACTCGTGCTCGAAGAGGATCTCGAAGAAGCGGTTGGTCCACTGCGTCGGCTTGTCGGTCCAGGTGACCTCGAGGCCCGACGTGATGGCGTCCTTGCCGACACCGGAGCCGTACTTCGACAGCCAGCCGAGGCCACCGGCCTCGATCGGGCCGGCCTCCGGCTCCGGGCCGACGTACTCCTCGGGGTCGGCGGCACCGTGGGTCTTGCCGAAGGTGTGGCCGCCGGCGATGAGGGCGACGGTCTCCTCGTCGTTCATCGCCATCCGGCTGAACGTGTCGCGGATGTCGAAGGCGGCCGCGAGCGGGTCGGGCTTGCCCTCGGGGCCCTCCGGGTTGACGTAGATGAGGCCCATCTGGACCGCGGCGAGCGGGTTGGCGAGCTCGCGGTCGCCGGAGTAGCGCTCCGCACCGCCCTTGTCGCCGCCGAGCCACTCGGTCTCGGGACCCCAGTAGACGTCGTCGTCCGGCTCCCACGCGTCGACGCGACCGCCGGCGAAGCCGAAGGTCTCGAAGCCCATCGACTCCAGCGCAACGTTGCCGGTCAGGATCATCAGGTCGGCCCACGAGAGGGCGTTGCCGTAGTTCTTCTTCACCGGCCACAGCAGGCGGCGGGCCTTGTCGAGGTTGCCGTTGTCGGGCCAGGAGTTGAGGGGCGCGAAGCGCTGCTGCCCGGTGCCACCGCCGCCGCGGCCGTCCTGGACGCGGTAGGTGCCGGCGCTGTGCCAGGCCATGCGGATCATCAGCGGGCCGTAGTGGCCGAAGTCGGCGGGCCACCAGTCCTGGCTGTCGGTGAGGACGGCCTCGATGTCGGCCTTCACGGCGGGCAGGTCGAGCGTGGCGAACGCCGCGGCGTAGTCGAAGTCGCCGCCGAGCGGGTTCCGCACGGGCTGGTTCTTGGCGAGGATCCGGACGTTGAGGCGCTCGGGCCACCAGACCTGGTTGGCGTCGCCCTCGGTGGGCTGCGGCTGGTGGTGGATGACGGGGCACTGGCCCGCGGGGGCCTCCTCGTTCATCTCACCGACCTCGGCGTTGGCGTGGGTCTTGTCGGAGGTGTCGGTCGCGCGCTCGGAGTCGTTGGGAAGGTCGTCGGACATGGGGGATCCCTCTCAGTGGGTGCTGGCGGTGGACGTGGGCGAAGCGGTGGAGGAAGCGGTGGAGGCGCAGGCGGGGCACAGGCCCCAGTAGGTGACCTCGGCCTCGTCGATCACGAAGCCCCCGCTGTCGGAGGCGTCGAGGCACGGGGTGTGGCCGACGGCGCAGTCGACGTCGGCGACGGTGCCGCACGAGCGGCAGACCACGTGGTGGTGGTTGTCGCCGACGCGCAGCTCGTAGCGGGCGACCGACCCGGCGGGCTGGATCCGGCGGACGATGCCATGGTCGGACAGGACGCCGAGCACGTCGTAGACCGCCTGGTGCGAGACCGCCGGCTGCTCGGCCCGGACCGCGGCGAGGACGCTGCCGGTGTCGGCGTGCGGGTGGCGTCGTACGGCACGGAGGACCGCGAGGCGCGGGCGCGTGACCCTCAGGTCGGCGCTGCGGAGCAGCTGCTCGAACTGGCCCTCGAGCTCGGCCTCGGACGTCTGGTCGTTCATCGCCTCCACCCTGCCCCCGTTTCTTGAACGAGTCAAGTTTGATGCCCACCGGATGCCCGGCCCCCGATGTCCAGGGACGTCTCGGTAGTCAGACCGAGGTTCCACCCACGAGATCGTCCCTTAGGTATCCATCGGTCAGGGGAGGGAGGCGGCCTCGGTGAGCCAGGCCCACGCCTTCGTGCGGTCGGCGTCGGAGGCGCGGGTGGTGGGCAGGAGGTACGTCGGACGCGCGGCGCGGTCGTGCCAGAACAGGCCAGTCGCCGGAGCGGGCTCGACCGCCGTGAGCCAGACGCTGGTGTCGGCGCCCTGCGCGTCGTCGCGCAGCACCGGCCGGGTGATCCTCCGGAAGGTCGGCAGCGACTCCCGCACGCCGGGGGTGTCGGCCCAGCCGGGGTGCATGGTCGCGACCGTGAGGTCGGTCCAGCGGGCGCCCAGCAGCGGGGCCATCTCGACCTGCCAGCGCTTGGACCGCGCGTAGGCCGTCGCCGGCGCGTAGTCGCCGGTCGTGTAGCCCGGGTCGTCGGCGCGCAGCGGCTGGCCGTACATCCCGCCGCTGCTCACCAGCACCACCCGGCCACCGGCGAGGGACGGGAGCAGCGCCTCGGTCATCACGACCGGGCCGACGAGGTGCACGGCCATGCTGAGCTCGAGGCCCTGCGGCGACTCCGTCCGCGACGGCGGCATCACGCCGGCGTTGTGCACCACCGCGTGCAGCTCGGGGACCGCCGCGACGAAGTCGGCGGCGAAGCGTCGTACGTCGTCGAGGTCGGCCACGTCGCAGCGCCACAGGTGCAGCGCCACGCCGGGCTGCGCGTCCCGCAGCCGGTCGGCGACCGCGGCTCCCTTGGCCTCGTCGCGCACGAG is a window of Nocardioides oleivorans DNA encoding:
- a CDS encoding glycoside hydrolase family 16 protein encodes the protein MDSATGTVTEHFEGSDLADDRWVPHYLPHWSSREGTRASYDVHDSVLRLRVPVGQGLWCPDRHRPSLRTSTVASGLYAGPLGSTLGQQPFADGLTVTEEQPPFRGWLVSGGRVTVRARADLTARSMVSVWMTGFEDEPDRCGEVCVFEVFGDTVTSSSAGVGAGVHAFRDPALGEDFSVTPVDLDLREWHDYSVSMTPSGCTWTVDGRALRTSAECPSYPLQLFVGVFDFPEREDGTTRDHEPSLEVDWIRHEPL
- the katG gene encoding catalase/peroxidase HPI, giving the protein MNEEAPAGQCPVIHHQPQPTEGDANQVWWPERLNVRILAKNQPVRNPLGGDFDYAAAFATLDLPAVKADIEAVLTDSQDWWPADFGHYGPLMIRMAWHSAGTYRVQDGRGGGGTGQQRFAPLNSWPDNGNLDKARRLLWPVKKNYGNALSWADLMILTGNVALESMGFETFGFAGGRVDAWEPDDDVYWGPETEWLGGDKGGAERYSGDRELANPLAAVQMGLIYVNPEGPEGKPDPLAAAFDIRDTFSRMAMNDEETVALIAGGHTFGKTHGAADPEEYVGPEPEAGPIEAGGLGWLSKYGSGVGKDAITSGLEVTWTDKPTQWTNRFFEILFEHEWELEQSPAGANQWVAKDSEAIIPAPDEGGAKRRPTMLTTDLALRMDPAYEAISRRFLENPDQFADAFARAWFKLTHRDMGPVTRYLGPEVPSEELLWQDPIPAPAHVASAETVAAVKAKIADAGLTVSQLVSTAWAAASSYRGSDKRGGANGGRIRLEPQRSWEVNDPQQLAGVVTVLEGIAEAHDITFADTVVLAGNVGVEQAAAAAGVTVEVPFTPGRGDATQEQTDVESFAWLEPKADGFRNYVRSDAKLPAEYLLVDKANLLNLSAPELTVLVGGLRVLGANTAASTDGVLTERPGQLTNDFFVNLLDLGTVWSPAGSNDRYESGAWTGTRADLVFASNSELRAIAEVYAQDGVEEKFVHDFVAAWVKVMDNDRYDV
- a CDS encoding Fur family transcriptional regulator translates to MNDQTSEAELEGQFEQLLRSADLRVTRPRLAVLRAVRRHPHADTGSVLAAVRAEQPAVSHQAVYDVLGVLSDHGIVRRIQPAGSVARYELRVGDNHHHVVCRSCGTVADVDCAVGHTPCLDASDSGGFVIDEAEVTYWGLCPACASTASSTASPTSTASTH
- a CDS encoding SDR family NAD(P)-dependent oxidoreductase, with amino-acid sequence MSRPLPVRLVDAAMDRSLVLGYTTIGLAVRRALPGWPADPLPRSLEGRHVLVTGASSGLGIATVAGVAGLGATVHMLVRDEAKGAAVADRLRDAQPGVALHLWRCDVADLDDVRRFAADFVAAVPELHAVVHNAGVMPPSRTESPQGLELSMAVHLVGPVVMTEALLPSLAGGRVVLVSSGGMYGQPLRADDPGYTTGDYAPATAYARSKRWQVEMAPLLGARWTDLTVATMHPGWADTPGVRESLPTFRRITRPVLRDDAQGADTSVWLTAVEPAPATGLFWHDRAARPTYLLPTTRASDADRTKAWAWLTEAASLP